The DNA sequence CGCGCACGATCGTCGAAGCGGCCCGCCGCGGCGAGGCCATCGGCCGTGTCTTCATGGCGGCGACCGACGGCGAGGCCCGCGACCGCGTGCTGATCAGTCAGCGCGGCATCGGCGCGTGGACCTCGGCCGAGACGCGCATCCGCGCGCTCGGAGATCCCGACGCGGTGAGCGTCGGCGACTTCCACCTCGCACACGAAGTCGGCTACGCCCTCACCGGCGCGCGCGTCGACGACGACGGGATGCTGGAGCTGCTCGCCCCGTGGGCGGGTCAGCGTCAGCGCGTGATCCGCTACCTCGAAGCGAGCGGCATCCGGGAGCCCCGGCGCGCACCGCGCCTGCACCCCGAGGACCACCGCAACCGCTGAGCTCGAGGCCGCGCCCTAGGCTGATCCCATGTCTGAACCTCGCACCGGCTGGCCGAAGGGCCGCATCCAGTGGCTCATCGGCACGATCCTGATCTTCGCCGGCGGCGTGCTGTTCGGTCTGATCTGGGGACAGCTGTGGATCGGCATCGTCTTGGCCCTGGCGATCTCGGTCGGCTGGCTGATCGCGTACGAATCCTGGCGCGGGCGGCACATCGGCATCGACGACCCCGACGACAACGGCGCGCAGCTCTAGGCTCCGGACGCCCTCACATCTCCTCGTGGGTATCGGGATCCCCGTCCCACAGCCGACCGCGCTCGAGCGCGGAGATCGCCGACACCTCGTCATCGGTCAGGCGGAAGCCGAAGACATCGGCGTTCTCGCGCTGACGGTCGGCATCGGCTGACTTCGGGATCGGCGTGCTCCCCAGCTGCGTGTGCCAGCGCAGCACGACCTGAGTGGGGGTCACATCGTGGGTGCCGGCGATCTCCTGCAGCACCTGTTCCTGCAGCAGCTCGGATCGACGCGCCAGCGGACTCCAGCTCTCGGTGCGGATGCCGTGCACGGCGTGGAAGGCACGGAGCTCCGCCTGGGGGAAGTAGGGGTGCAGCTCCACCTGATTGACCGCGGGCGTGACGCCGGTCTCGTCGATGAGCTCGGTCAGCATCGCGGCCGTGAAGTTGGACACGCCGATCGAGCGCACCAGCCCCTGCTCCCGGGCGTCGATCATCCCGCGCCAGGTGTCCAGGTACTTGCCCACGCTGGGGTTGGGCCAGTGGATGAGCGAGAGGTCGATCCGGTCGAGACCCAGCAGCGCGAGCGAGGCCTTGGTGCTCTCCAGCGCCTCCGCGCGTCCGTGATGACGACCGGGGATCTTGGTCGTGATCAGCAGCTCGGCGCGGTCCACGCCGGCGGTGCGGACCGCCTCGCCGACTTCGCCCTCGTTCTCGTAGTTGACCGCGGTGTCCAACAGTCGGTAGCCGCTGTCGATGGCCGCGACGATCGCGGCCACTCCCTCCGGGCCCTGCAGCTTGTAGGTGCCCAGTCCCAGCTCGGGGAAGGCCACGCCGTCGTTCAGGGTCACGGTGGGGATGCTCAGCATGACTCCATCCTCCCGCACACGGATGTGCTCTCGCGGCCGGCTTCCGTTCTCGCGGCCCGTGGTGCGGTTCGGGCCGCGACACGCAGCGCGGGCCGCGACACGCAGCGCGGGCCGCGAGGCGCAGCGCGGCGTGCGAGCTCGCGTGTGCCGCGCGCGGCGCGTCAGCGGGCGCTGTCGATCGTGACCGTCCCGGCCGAGACCGTGACGTCGACCGTGTTGCGGGCACCGGCCTGCGTCTGCAGCCCGTTGTCGAACTCGCCGGCCGACACGTCCGAGCGCACGTCGTAGGCGCCGTCCGGGAGCTCGAGATCCAGGCCACCTGCGCTCACGTCCACCGTCACGGTGCGCGGCGCGGTGCCGGTCAGGCGTGCATCGATCGTGCCCGCGCTCACCGAGAAGCCGGCCTCGGTCACGTCCGCGAGGTCGATGTCCGCCCCGCCCGCGCTCAGCTCGGCGGTGAGCGTCGTGGCCGATCCGTCCACCGAGAGCCGGCCCGCGCCGACGTCGATGCCGAGGTCGCCGAACCGCCCATCGACCGTGAGATCGCCGGCGGCGAGCTCCAGCGTGGCGTCGAGGTCGTCGCCGGCGAGGTCCTGCGGCAGCGTGAGGATCGCCCGCACCTCACCGCCGAAGACCCACCAGCCTGGACCGAAGCGCTGGGGCGAGGCGACCCGCAGGGTGTCGCCGTCGGTGCGAAGCGTCCACGAGCCCGCCCCCAGACCGCTGGTCACCTGAAGCGTCGCCTCGGACACGTCGGCGAACTCGAGGCGGAGCGAGGCGGCATCCACACTGACATCGAGTTCGCTCACTCCCCCGACATCGACGCTGCGGCTCTCGGTGCGGACGCTCGCGGCGGCGACGGTGGAGAACACCGCCGAGCCGAGCGCCCCGAGGATCACGGCCGCGCCGAGCGCGATCGCGAGGATCGCCACGACGCGGGAGGAACCCCGGGTCGGCGGCGGCGTCGGGGCCGCGGGAGCCGCGGGAGGGGGTGCGATGGTCATGATCCTGCTCCTGTCTGCGGCTGCGGGCCGCCGTGTTCGAGGTGGACGAGCGCTGCCAGCACCCGCCGGTTGCCGGACTCGTCCGGCTCGAGTTCGAGCTTCTGGAAGATCGCGGTGATGTACTTCTCCACGCTCGCCTCGGAGACGAAGAGGGTTGCCGCGATCGCCTGGTTCGACCGACCCTCGGCGATGAGTGCGAGCGTCGACGCCTCGCGCGGCGTAAGGCGCTGCATCCGCTCGTCGCGGGGTCGGCGGCTGAGCAGCTGCGCGACCACTTCGGGATCCAGGACCGTTGCACCGTCCCTGATGCGGGCGACCGCCTCGAGGAAGTCCGACACGTCCGCGACCCGGTCCTTCAGCAGGTAGCCGATCGCTCCGCCGTGGGCGGTGATGAGCTCGCTCGCATAGCGCTCCTCGACGTACTGCGAGAGCACGAGGAGGGGGAGATCGGGATGCCGGGCCCGCAGTCTCAGCGCGGCCCGGATGCCCTCGTCGGTGAAGGTGGGCGGAAGCCGCACGTCGAGGAGGCAGAGCTCGGGCATCGTCTGCTCGACGGTCTCCTCGAGGGTCCGCGCGTCCGCCAGGGCGGCGACCACCTCGTGGCCGGAGTCCTCCAGGACGCGGACGAGCCCTTCGCGCAGCAGGACGGAGTCCTCGCAGATCAGGATGCGCACGGGACGCTCACCTCCAGAGACGTGGGACCACCCTGGGGGCTGTCCAGCCGTGCCGTGCCGCCCGCGGCGAGGACGCGGTTCATGATGCCGTCCAGGCCGCCACCGGGCGTCACCTGCGCGCCGCCGATCCCGTCGTCCTCGACGCGCGCCCACAGGCTCCCGTCCGGGCGCTGACGGACCAGCACGCGGCAGCCCGTTGCGCGTGAGTGCTTCGCGGCGTTCGTGAGCGATTCGGCGATGCAGAAGTAGACGGCGGCCTCGGCGTTGCTGTCGCAGCGCCGATCGATGCGGACGTCGAGCTGGACGGGGATGGGCGAGCGCCCGGCGAGAGCCGAGAGGGCGGCATCCAGCCCCCGATCATCGAGCACCGACGCGTGGATGCCGCGCGCGAGCTGCCGGAGCTCGGTGATGGCGGCCTTCGTCGAGGTGTGCGCCTCCGCGAGCAGCGCTTTCGCCGCCTCGGGGTCGTCGTCGATCTTCTGCTGCGCGAGACCCAGCGTCATCCCGACCGACACGAGCCGGGGCTGCACCCCGTCGTGGAGGTCTCGTTCGATGCGGGTGCGCTCGACCTCGGAGGCCCGGATCGCCCCCTCGCGGCGGACGTCGGATGTGCGCGCCTGCTCGACGAGCTGGGCCTCACGGGTGGGCACCACGATCGCGCGGGCGAGGACGGCGTGGAGCACGGCGAGACCGATGATCGCGGCCACCGCGACGAGCGCGACCAGGATCCCGGTGACGACCGCCCACGAGACAGGCACCTCGATGCCGGTGCCGGCGAGGGTGACGGCGCCGCTGCGGGCGAAGAGCGGAGCGAAGACGAGCACGATCGCCGACGCGAAGACCGACACGAGCGGCAGGACGATCAGACCCAGGACCGTCCCGATCGCGGCACTCGCGATCGCGCGCCACATCGACGGGTCGATGAACTGCCGCCAGACGACACGGAGGAAGCCGCCGAAGCCCGGCGTGGTCCGCCGACGCGGCGCGAGGCCCGGCAGGCCCAGCGCATACAGCCCGTCCACGCGTGCCGTCTCCAACCACGCCACGCCGTACAGCGCGTAGACGAAGCCGAGGAGGAAGACCAGGCCGATGCCGAGGACGGGGACGAGTCCGAGCCCGACCCCGAGCAGCGTGGCGAGGACCGTGAAGACGACGGGCCCCACGACGCCGAGGGCGGCGAGCTGGGCGATGGCTCCGGCGATCCGCAGCGGGTCGCGCAGCGGCGATCGTGACGGCGGCGGGACGACGGGAGCGGCGCTCGGAGCGAGGGTGGAGGAGGTCATGGCTCCACGGTATTGATGCGCGCCGCCGCGCGCGCCGGGGGCATCCGGAATCCTCCCGTCGGGTTAACCCGAAGCGGTCAGCCGGACAGCCCCGACACGCCGCTCCCGATGAGCATCGCGCCGATCACGATCAGCACGAGAGCCATCACGATCGCGTTGTTCGCGATGAGCCAGTTCTTCGCGGTCTGCAGGACCGGCGTGACCCGGTCGCCGGCGACCGCCACCAGGGTCACCGGGACCGCCACGCTCAGGCAGGCGAGCACGACGAAGAGCGCGCCCGCGCCGATCGCCTGACCGATCGGCAGGAACGCCCCGCCGATCGTGAGCCCGGCTCCCGCGGCGAACGCGATCTCCTTCGGATTCACGACCGTCAGCACGAACCCGAGCCGGAGTGCACCGCCCCTGCCGGTGCGCTCGATCGACTGCATCCAGCCCGGCAGCTTCGGTGCGGCATCCGCCCGCGGCCGCCGGACGAACTTGCGGATGCCGACCCCCACGAGCACGACGCCGAGGGCGAGCCGCAGCACAGCTGCCGGAAGAGAGGATCCCGCGGCCTGATCGATCAGGTCCGACACGACGGCGAAGACCGCGGTGAGCAGCGCGAAGCCCGCCGCGCGGCCGAGGAGGAAGAGGCTGCTCCCGCCGAGCCCCACCGGGGCGGTGAGCAGCAGCAGGACGGCGATGATCGGGAACGGACTGAGCGCGACGCCGATCCCGAACGGAATGAGGTCGCCGATCACGTCGAGCACGGCATCCTCCTGACTCCCGCGGGTCCGTCCCGCGCGCGCCCGACGCACGCGAAGGGCATTTCACCCTAGTGCGCAAGCCCCCCTCCGGGCTGTCGCGCCTGGGATAGGTTCGGGCACGGCCTTCGCCCGGAGCGGAGGTTCACAGCACATCACCTCGACAGAAACAGAGACACACCATGGGTTTCCTCGCATTCCTCATCCTCGGCCTGCTGGCCGGCGCCATCGCCAAGCTGATCCTCCCCGGTAAGCAGGGCGGCGGCTGGCTCATCACCCTGCTCCTCGGCGTCGTGGGCGCCCTGCTCGGCGGGTGGCTCGGCAGCGTCCTCTTCGGCGCGCCGCTGCAGGACTTCTTCTCGCTGCAGACCTGGCTCCTGGCCATCGGCGGTTCGATCATCGTCCTGCTGATCTACGGCCTCATCGTCGGTCGCCGCAAGCGCGCCTGATCATCCGAAGGGCGCCGACGGTCATCCGTCGGCGCCCTTCGTCGTTCCCGCTACGGCCTGAGCGACGCGACGAACTCGAGCTTGTCCAGGACCGGAGCCGGGATCACGAACGGATAGAGATCGTCCTTGCCCATCGAACGGTTGATCGCGTTGAGCGCGGTCGACAGCGGCACCCACACCTCCGTGACCAGCTCTCGAAACGACCGGGAGCCGCGCTCGTCGCTGATCAGTCCGTAGTGCACCGCCGTGTCGAGCGTGTCGCAGATGTGCAGGTAGTGCGCCCAGGTCTCGGCGAAGTCCTCGTACGGGTGCATCGTCGCGTACATCGTGAGGTATCGCTCCTCCCATCCCGCGGGCGGGCCGTCAGCGTAGTGCCGATCGATCTGCTCCTGGTAGTCCACGGTCTCGTCGCCGAACAGCTCACGTGCGCGCGCCAGGAGCCCGGCATCCGCCGCCTTCTCCACGAGCTGCCACTCGAAGTAGTGCCCGACCTCGTGCCGGAAGTGGCCGAGCATCGTCCGGTACGGCTCGTCGAGCTCGCCGCGGACGCGCTCGCGGTACGCGGGATCGCTCTCGGCGAGGTCGATCGTGATGACCCCCTCGTCATGCCCGATCACGACGTTGCGGTCGGTGCTGGAGAGCAGGTCGAAGCACAGCCCGTCGACGGGATCGCCGCCGGTGGCGGCATCCTTGCCGATGACGGGGAAGCCCAGGTCATCGAGCTCCGCGATCAGGTAGCGCTTCGCCCGCTCGGCGACCGGGAAGTTCGCGATGCCCGCGGCATCCGCGTCGTTCGGGCGCGTTCGCGTGAGCGCGCAGCTGAAGCACTGGCCGCCCTCGAGCGGCGCGAGCCACGTGCATCCCGACAGGTCGAGGTTGCGGCAGACGTGCCAGATGAGCCCGGTCGCGTCGACGTAGCGGCCCTGCAGGTCGACCGGGACGATCTGCCGCTCGTCACGCGAATACCCGAGGCCCGTCCGGCAGGTCACGCAGAGGGAGTTCTCGAAGAAGAGGGGACTGCTGCACACGCGGCATCGATAGGCTTTCACCTTCTCAGGCTCGCACGTCGAACCGATCGGCCCCCGGCCCTTGCGGATCGGGGGATGATCTGCGGTCAGCTCTGCGCGAGCTCGGTGAGCGGGGCGACATCCACCGCGACGCGGAGTGTGGACTTCTTCGCCTCGGTGAAGATCACGCCCTTCACCGGCGGCACATCGCCGTAGTCCCGGCCCCACGCGACCGTCACGTGCCGGTCGGCCGTCCACTGGTCGTTGGTCGGATCGAACGCGAGCCACTGGTCCGAACCAGGCAGCCACGCGGCCACCCACGCGTGCGACGCGTCGGCGCCGACCATGCGGGGCTTCCCCGGGGGCGGTGTCGTCGCGAGGTACCCGCTGACGTAGCGAGCGGCGACGCCGTGGCTGCGCAGGCACGCGAGGGCGAGGTGGGCGAAGTCCTGGCAGACACCCGCCCGCTTGTCGAACACGTCGGCGACAGTGCTCGTGACCGTCGTGGCGGTCTTGTCGTAGTGGAAATCGGTCTTGATCCGGTGCATAAGATCGGTCACGGCCTCGCCGATCGGGCGCCCCGGCGTGAGGGATGCCGCGCCGTACGCGCGGGCGGCGTCCACGTGCCGGGCCTTCGGTGATTCCAGAGCGAATTCGGCCGCCGACCACGCGCCGCGGATCTCCGGGTGCAGGATCGGGCGCGCCCGCTCCCACGGTTCGGCGAGCGCGTCGGCATCGTAGGCAGTGGGTTCGACCGTCACTTCGCTCAGCGCGTCGATCGTGAGCTGCAGGTGCGGCTCGGTGACGTGGAAGTACGACACGACGTTGCCGTAGCAATCCACGTCGTCGCTGAGGTCGCCGGGCGCCGGATCGATCGTGACCGTCCGGAAGGCCACCTGCTGCCACGGCAATTCGCGCGGCCGGCAGTGCGCGATTCCGAAGCTGCTGGAGACGTCGTCGTCGTACGTGTACGTCGTGCGGTGCGACACGCGGTATCTCATGCGTCGGCTCCGCTCACTTCGATCAGGCTCAGCGACGACAGCGGCTGCGGCTCAGGGCCGGCGGCGAAGTGCAGATGCACGATCGCATCGCCCAGGCGATGCAGCTGGGCGCGGGTCTCGGCGAGGAACTCGTCCAGACGCGGACGGCGGCCGTCGACCGGGACGGTGAGCGCCGGCAGGTCGACCGCCTCGAGCGCGTCCTCGAGGTGCTCGAGCAGCCGCTCGGGGCGCGTCGAGCCGGTCGAGGCGGCGAGGGCAGCGAGATGGAAGCGCAGCCGATCCAGCGCGAACGCCACCGACCGGGGGTTGCCGGTGTCCAGCAGCAGCAGTTCGAGCACGTCGGCGGTGCGCAGGACGCCTCGGTAGCGGCGACGGTGCGTCACGGAGCTCTCCGCGGCCATCAGCACGCCGCCGAGCACCGCGCGGTCCACGCCGATCCCGTGCGAGGCGGTCGTCGTCGACGCCAGCAGCGTGCACACCTGCAGCGCCCGCTCGAGGTAGCGGCCCGCCTCGATCGCGTGCCAGCCGTCGTCGCGGATCATGTTGGCCGTCACGCCCTGCAGCGACAGGATGCCGCCCAGCATGCGACTGGCCGATTCGGCGATCTGCGTCCGGCGCGACGAGCGCAGCGCCCGCATCGCCCGGTCGGTGCTGCCGAAAGCGCGCCAGGTGTCGACGGAGAGCTGATCGCGGACGCCCTCGAGCGCGTCGCGCAGGCGCTGGAGCGAGTGGGCGGCGGAGCCGGGGCGATCGGCGTCCAGCAGCAGCGAGCGCTGCTCGAGATCCGGGTCGCCGTAGCGCGTCCCGCACAGCCGCTGCAGGACGCCGATGAGCGCCCGGACGGCCGCCCCGCCCTGCGTGCTCGAGCTGAAGTCGAGCTGCTCGGCGTACGCGCTCGCCGTGATCACGAGCCGGACGAGGTCTTCGGCGCGCTCGGTGTACCGGCCCGACCAGAACATGTCCTCCACCGCGCGCGGGGACAGCACCGGCACCGCTCGAGTGAGCGGCACGGGAGCGACCTCGACGATGCCCTGGTCGGGATCGGTCGGGGCGTTCTTGAGCACCCAGACGTCCTTCGTGCTGGGCGCGGCGGCGCGGTCGTCGACGAGCGTGGCGAGTCCGCCGACCAGCGGGCGGTAGATCGCGCCGTCGCGGACCGTGAACGAGCGCAGGACGAGCGGATGCGGCCCCGCCCGGCCCGACGTGCGACCCACGCTCCCCCACGCTGGCGCCTGCGAGAGCGGGAGGCGCTCCTGTCCCACGAAGCGGTGCGGCGCCGCGAGGATCCGCGCGCGCAGCTCCGCGGGATCCAGACCCGACAGATCAGCGGCGCGACCGTCGATCTCGCGGATGATGAGCGCCCGGGCTTCCGTCGCAGGCCGCTGATCGAGCGAGGCGAGGACGGCGGCGAGCCCCTCGTCGTCGCCGCACCACTGCGTCGGCACCGCCGGCAGGCGCAGCTGTTCGCCGAGAAGACGCTCGCAGACGGCGGGCATGAAGGGGATGAGTCCCGGATTCTCCAGCACGCCGGCACCGAGGCCGTTCACGAGGCGCACCCGGCCCCGGCGCACGGCCTCGGTGAGACCGGCGACGCCCAGCCGGGATCCGGCGCGCAGCTCGAGCGGATCGCACCACTCGGCATCCACGCGCCGCAGGATCACGTCCACGCGCTCATGCGGCGCATGCTGCGGGAAGCCGGCGGGCTTGATCCACACCCAGCCGTCGTGCACGACGAGGTCTTCGCCCTGCACGAGCGGGAAGCCGAGGATGTTCGCGATGAAGGCCTGGTCGTACGCGGTCTCGGAGTGCGTTCCCGGCGAGAGGACGACCACGCGCGGGTCGGCGATCTCGGCGGGGGCCGCCTGGAGGAGCGCCGAGCGGACGGCCGAGAAGTACGGCTCCATGCGATGCAGACCCGCCTCTTCGTAGAGGTCGGGCAGCACGCGCGAGAGGATCCGCCGGTTCTCCATCGCGTAGCCGAGCCCGGAGGGCGCCTGCACGCGGTCGGTGAGTACCCGCCACTCGCCCGCCGCGTCGCGGCCGAGGTCGGTGCTGGCGAGGATGAGCGGCTGGGGGTCGTGCCCGCGGCGGCGGACGATCGGCCGCGTGTAGCCGGAGTGCCCGAACACGACGGCCGACGGGATGATGCCCTCCGAGAGGAGCCGCTGCTCGCCGTACAGGTCCGCGAGCAGCGCGTTCAGCAGCTCCGCGCGCTGCGCGAGACCCACCTCGAGCCGCGCCCAGGTCGCGGCATCCAGGACGAGCGGCATCGGGTCCAGCTGCCAGGGCTGGGTCCCCTGCTCGGGGTTGCCGTACGTCGCGCCGTCATCGGCGAGAAGGGTCGCGATCTCGTCGTCGATCCGGCCGATCTCGATCCCGGTGAGCTCGACCGCGACCGCGGCCATGCCTTTCCATGCCGACCGCAGCCCGCCGTCGGGTCCGACGACCTCGTCGAAGCGCGCGCCGGTGCCCGCGAGCGGCAGCGTGGGCTGCGAGATCGCGGCGGCGTAGTCGCGCAGCAGACTCACGAGAGCGGCACCCGCCGCAGGTCGAGCGTGTGCGGATAGTCCGGTGTGGCGGCCCGCCGGGCCTTCTCGCGGAGCTCGGCCACGTCGAGCCGGCCGGCCGTGTGGCCGTGCGGCGCGAACCGGCTCGCGCGCCGAGCCTCGGCCTCATTCGAGTTGATCGGGGGCCGCTCGTACGACCGGCCACCGGGGTGGACGACGTGATAGGTCGCGCCGCCGACGCTCACCCCGGAGGCGATGTCGACGACGTCGAAGACGAGCGGCGCGTGCACGGGGATCGTCGGGTGCAGCGCCGAGTACGGCTGCCACGCGCGATAGCGCACGCCGGCGTAGTACTCCGCGGCCGGGCCGGACGAGGTCAGAGGCACGGGAACACTCTGACACGTCACGAGGTGGGTGCGCGGATCGAGCCCGGTGACCTTCACCTGAATGCGCTCGAGCGACGAGTCGACGTAGCGCGACGTGCCTCCCTCGGTCACCTCCTCGCCGAGCACGTTCCACGGTTCGATCGCCTGCCGCAGCTCGAGCTCGACGCCGTTCTCGAGCCGCGTCACGCCGATGCGCGGGAAGCGGAACTCGGTGAACGCGTCGAACCACTCCGTCTCGAACGCGATGCCGTGGTCCCGCAGGTCCGCGACGACCTCGGCGATGTCGGTGGTCGCGCCCTCCGGCAGCAGGAAGTCCTCGTGCAGGCGGGTTCCCCACCGGATGAGCGGCGCCTCGTACGGCTTCTCCCAGAACATCGCGACCATGCTCCGCACCAGAAGCGCCTGGACGAGCGCGAGCTGCGGATGCGGCGGCATCTCGAATCCGCGCAGTTCGAGCAGACCCAGGCGTCCCCGGCTCGAGTCGGGGCTGTAGAGCTTGTCGATGCAGAACTCGGCGCGGTGCGTGTTGCCGGTGAGGTCCGTGAGCAGGTGCCGCAGCGCCCGGTCGATGAGCCACGGCGAAGACTCTTCGCCGAGCTCCCGCGCCACCCCGGTGAGCCGGCGGACCTCCTGCAGCGCGATCTCCATCTCGTACACGGCTTCCGGCCGGCCCTCGTCGAACCGCGGCGCCTGGCTCGTCGGTCCGATGAAGCGCCCCGAGAACAGGTAGGACAGGCTCGGGTGCCGCTGCCAGTACGTGATCAGGCTCGCCAGCAGATCGGGACGCCGCAGCAGCGGCGAGTCGACGGGCTGCGTGCCGCCGAGCGTGAGGTGGTTGCCGCCGCCCGTGCCGGTGTGCAGACCGTCGAGGTCGAACTTCTCGGTCGCGAGCCGGCTCTGCCTGGCCTGCTCGTACAGGGTGACGGTGAGGTGGCGGAGCTCCTCCCAGGACGAGGTCGGCTGCACGTTGACCTCGATGACCCCGGGGTCGGGGGTGACGACGAGCTGAGTGAGCCGCGCGTCCGGCGGCGGACCGTAGCCCTCGAGCACGATCCGGCACCGCGTGAGAGCGGCCGCCCGCTCGATGACGGCCAGGAGGTCCGCGTACGCCTCGAGCTCGATCGTTGGCGGCAGGAAGACGTGCACGAAGCCGTCCCGGGCCTCGAACGCGAGCGCCGTCGTGCGCGCCTCCTCCGGGTCGACGACGGGGACGCTGCGGATGCGGGACTCCAGCGCCGGGCCCGCTTCGAGATAGGAGGGCTCCCCCGGGTGCTCCGGGTCGGTCCACGAGACCGAGTCCAGCGGCAGCCGCAGTCCCACGGCACTGGTTCCGGGAAGGAGCACGAGCCGCCCGCGCCGGAAGCTCCAGGCGGGGCTCGTCCACTCCCCCTCGGTCGTCAGCGGCAGGACCCAGCCGGTCGGCGTCGTGGCCGTGCGGTCGGCGGCGGCGACGTCGAGGTCGCTCTCGTCCACGCCGGGACGCGGCCCCTCCGGCTGACGCACGTCGGCGGCGAGCGCGGCGAACGGATCCTCGTAGGCGGGCAGGAGCCGTCGATCGGGGATGCCGAGCAGCGCGGTCACCGCGCGGGCGAGGGCTTCGGCGTTGCGGGGCGCGTCGGGATCGGCATCCGGTCCCCACGGGTCGGCGAACAGGGACGCGTCGCTCCACAGCGGCTGACCGTCCGTGCGCCACTGCAGCGCGATGTTCCAGCGCGGGAGGGGCTCGCCGGGATACCACTTGCCCTGCCCGCGGTGCACGACGCCGCCGAGCGCGTACGTGCTGCGCAGGCGCTCGGCGAGCACGTTCGCGAGTTCGCGCTTGTGCTCGCCGTCGGCATCCGTGCTCCACTGCGGGCTCGTCTTGCCCTCCTCGTCGGCGCTCTCCAGCGCGACGAACGTGGGCTCGCCGCCCATCGTGAGACGCACGTCGCCCGCGCGCAGGCGATCGTCGACCGCGAGCCCGAGCGCGTCGATGCGCGCCCACTGGTCGTCGGTGTACGGCTTCGTGGTGCGCGGATCCTCGTGGATGCGGATGACCTCGTTGCGGAACTCGAACGCGACCTCCACCGGCTCGGTGGCGCCCTGGATCGGCGCGGCGCTGGAGGGGTGCGGAGTCGCGCTGAGCGGAATGTGACCCTCGCCGGCGAACAGGGCGCTCGTGGGGTCCATGCCGACCCATCCGGCACCCGGGATGTACACCTCGGTCCACGCGTGCAGGTCGGTGAAGTCGACCTCGGTGCCGCTCGGGCCGTCCAAGGCCTTCTGATCGGCGGCGAGCTGGACCAGGTATCCCGAGACGAACCGGGCGGCGAGGCCGTACTGGCGGAGCAGGCTCACCAGGAGCCACGCGCTGTCCCGGCACGAGCCGATCGCCCGGCCGAGGGTCTCGTCGGGGGTCTGCACCCCGGGCTCCATCCGCACGTCGTACGCGACATCGCGGTGCACCGCGGAGTTGAGCCCCGC is a window from the Microbacterium lacus genome containing:
- a CDS encoding aldo/keto reductase — encoded protein: MLSIPTVTLNDGVAFPELGLGTYKLQGPEGVAAIVAAIDSGYRLLDTAVNYENEGEVGEAVRTAGVDRAELLITTKIPGRHHGRAEALESTKASLALLGLDRIDLSLIHWPNPSVGKYLDTWRGMIDAREQGLVRSIGVSNFTAAMLTELIDETGVTPAVNQVELHPYFPQAELRAFHAVHGIRTESWSPLARRSELLQEQVLQEIAGTHDVTPTQVVLRWHTQLGSTPIPKSADADRQRENADVFGFRLTDDEVSAISALERGRLWDGDPDTHEEM
- a CDS encoding DUF4097 family beta strand repeat-containing protein, with translation MTIAPPPAAPAAPTPPPTRGSSRVVAILAIALGAAVILGALGSAVFSTVAAASVRTESRSVDVGGVSELDVSVDAASLRLEFADVSEATLQVTSGLGAGSWTLRTDGDTLRVASPQRFGPGWWVFGGEVRAILTLPQDLAGDDLDATLELAAGDLTVDGRFGDLGIDVGAGRLSVDGSATTLTAELSAGGADIDLADVTEAGFSVSAGTIDARLTGTAPRTVTVDVSAGGLDLELPDGAYDVRSDVSAGEFDNGLQTQAGARNTVDVTVSAGTVTIDSAR
- a CDS encoding response regulator transcription factor, producing MRILICEDSVLLREGLVRVLEDSGHEVVAALADARTLEETVEQTMPELCLLDVRLPPTFTDEGIRAALRLRARHPDLPLLVLSQYVEERYASELITAHGGAIGYLLKDRVADVSDFLEAVARIRDGATVLDPEVVAQLLSRRPRDERMQRLTPREASTLALIAEGRSNQAIAATLFVSEASVEKYITAIFQKLELEPDESGNRRVLAALVHLEHGGPQPQTGAGS
- a CDS encoding sensor histidine kinase produces the protein MTSSTLAPSAAPVVPPPSRSPLRDPLRIAGAIAQLAALGVVGPVVFTVLATLLGVGLGLVPVLGIGLVFLLGFVYALYGVAWLETARVDGLYALGLPGLAPRRRTTPGFGGFLRVVWRQFIDPSMWRAIASAAIGTVLGLIVLPLVSVFASAIVLVFAPLFARSGAVTLAGTGIEVPVSWAVVTGILVALVAVAAIIGLAVLHAVLARAIVVPTREAQLVEQARTSDVRREGAIRASEVERTRIERDLHDGVQPRLVSVGMTLGLAQQKIDDDPEAAKALLAEAHTSTKAAITELRQLARGIHASVLDDRGLDAALSALAGRSPIPVQLDVRIDRRCDSNAEAAVYFCIAESLTNAAKHSRATGCRVLVRQRPDGSLWARVEDDGIGGAQVTPGGGLDGIMNRVLAAGGTARLDSPQGGPTSLEVSVPCAS
- a CDS encoding GAP family protein, with protein sequence MLDVIGDLIPFGIGVALSPFPIIAVLLLLTAPVGLGGSSLFLLGRAAGFALLTAVFAVVSDLIDQAAGSSLPAAVLRLALGVVLVGVGIRKFVRRPRADAAPKLPGWMQSIERTGRGGALRLGFVLTVVNPKEIAFAAGAGLTIGGAFLPIGQAIGAGALFVVLACLSVAVPVTLVAVAGDRVTPVLQTAKNWLIANNAIVMALVLIVIGAMLIGSGVSGLSG
- a CDS encoding GlsB/YeaQ/YmgE family stress response membrane protein — protein: MGFLAFLILGLLAGAIAKLILPGKQGGGWLITLLLGVVGALLGGWLGSVLFGAPLQDFFSLQTWLLAIGGSIIVLLIYGLIVGRRKRA
- a CDS encoding zinc-binding metallopeptidase family protein — protein: MCSSPLFFENSLCVTCRTGLGYSRDERQIVPVDLQGRYVDATGLIWHVCRNLDLSGCTWLAPLEGGQCFSCALTRTRPNDADAAGIANFPVAERAKRYLIAELDDLGFPVIGKDAATGGDPVDGLCFDLLSSTDRNVVIGHDEGVITIDLAESDPAYRERVRGELDEPYRTMLGHFRHEVGHYFEWQLVEKAADAGLLARARELFGDETVDYQEQIDRHYADGPPAGWEERYLTMYATMHPYEDFAETWAHYLHICDTLDTAVHYGLISDERGSRSFRELVTEVWVPLSTALNAINRSMGKDDLYPFVIPAPVLDKLEFVASLRP
- a CDS encoding transglutaminase family protein, yielding MRYRVSHRTTYTYDDDVSSSFGIAHCRPRELPWQQVAFRTVTIDPAPGDLSDDVDCYGNVVSYFHVTEPHLQLTIDALSEVTVEPTAYDADALAEPWERARPILHPEIRGAWSAAEFALESPKARHVDAARAYGAASLTPGRPIGEAVTDLMHRIKTDFHYDKTATTVTSTVADVFDKRAGVCQDFAHLALACLRSHGVAARYVSGYLATTPPPGKPRMVGADASHAWVAAWLPGSDQWLAFDPTNDQWTADRHVTVAWGRDYGDVPPVKGVIFTEAKKSTLRVAVDVAPLTELAQS